The following proteins are encoded in a genomic region of Phycisphaera sp.:
- a CDS encoding carbon-nitrogen hydrolase family protein yields the protein MKLSIALVQLNVIPNDPPANLANMAEFVAKAAKAGAQLVVFPEDAVTGPLEGQTLYVQHAPEYLAYFQALAVKHQIDIVPGSWSVTEAGAVGPVLCNAAHYINADGSVAGVYRKVNLWETEKATLAPGLAVSVFPTAHGMVGLTICWDIAFPEMFTEMSRLGAELVVSPTYWSLSRRAEQSRGVAKDEIELIDSLCVARSFENDIVFAYCNAAGLVGDEKADGVLSGRSQVTHPHEKVLCKAKGNTEEMLTASFTHTRATAAMPQGG from the coding sequence ATGAAACTCTCGATCGCCCTCGTGCAACTGAACGTCATCCCCAACGACCCGCCGGCGAATCTTGCCAATATGGCCGAGTTCGTCGCGAAGGCGGCCAAGGCCGGCGCCCAATTGGTTGTCTTCCCCGAAGACGCCGTCACCGGGCCGCTCGAGGGCCAGACGCTGTACGTGCAGCACGCTCCGGAGTATCTCGCGTATTTCCAGGCGTTGGCGGTCAAGCACCAGATCGACATCGTGCCCGGCTCGTGGTCGGTCACCGAGGCGGGCGCGGTCGGGCCGGTGCTCTGCAACGCGGCGCACTACATCAACGCCGATGGCTCGGTCGCGGGGGTGTACAGGAAGGTGAACCTGTGGGAAACCGAGAAGGCGACGCTCGCCCCGGGGCTGGCCGTCTCGGTGTTCCCGACGGCCCACGGCATGGTGGGCCTGACGATCTGCTGGGACATCGCGTTCCCCGAGATGTTCACCGAGATGTCGCGGTTGGGGGCCGAGCTCGTCGTGTCGCCAACATACTGGTCGCTGTCTCGGCGGGCGGAACAGAGCCGGGGCGTGGCAAAAGATGAAATCGAACTCATAGATTCGCTGTGTGTGGCGAGGTCGTTCGAGAACGACATAGTCTTCGCGTACTGCAACGCGGCCGGCTTGGTCGGAGACGAAAAGGCCGACGGCGTGCTGAGCGGTCGGAGCCAGGTCACGCACCCGCACGAGAAGGTGCTGTGCAAGGCCAAGGGGAACACCGAAGAGATGCTCACGGCGTCCTTCACCCATACCCGGGCCACCGCCGCGATGCCGCAGGGCGGGTGA
- a CDS encoding ferritin-like domain-containing protein, which produces MKIDSLEKLYVHELKDLHSAESQILDALPKMISAASDDELKKALESHRKETQEHLARIERLFQNLDFEPGGHKCKGIEGLIKEGEDVLAETEDDAVRNAAIVAACQRVEHYEMAAYGVARAFASKLGRHDDAEVLTTTLEEEGHADRTLTQIAEQRLNFAVRTA; this is translated from the coding sequence ATGAAGATCGACAGCCTCGAGAAGCTCTACGTCCACGAGCTCAAGGACCTGCACAGCGCCGAGAGCCAGATCCTCGACGCCTTGCCCAAGATGATCAGCGCCGCCAGCGATGATGAGCTCAAGAAGGCGCTCGAGAGCCACCGCAAGGAGACGCAGGAGCACCTGGCGCGCATCGAGCGGTTGTTCCAGAACCTCGACTTCGAGCCCGGCGGCCACAAGTGCAAGGGCATCGAGGGCCTGATCAAGGAAGGCGAGGACGTGCTGGCCGAGACCGAGGACGACGCCGTGCGCAACGCCGCGATCGTCGCCGCCTGCCAGCGCGTGGAGCACTACGAGATGGCCGCCTACGGCGTGGCCCGCGCGTTCGCCAGCAAGCTCGGCCGGCACGACGACGCCGAGGTGCTGACGACGACACTGGAAGAGGAAGGCCACGCCGACCGCACGCTGACCCAGATCGCCGAGCAACGCCTCAACTTCGCGGTCCGCACCGCGTAG